From the Mesorhizobium koreense genome, the window ACGACGTAGCGATAGGTGCCAAGCTGGGTATAGCCGAGCGCCTCGGCCGCCTCGATAGTGGTGCGCGGCACGGCCTGGATACCGGAGCGGAAAATCTCGATGTTGAAGGCGCCGGCGAACAGCGAAAGCGAAACGATCGCCCACTGCACATTGGTGAGGAAAGGTTCGCGCAGGCCAATGTCGTTGTAGGACGAGGGCAGCAGCGCGCCCAGCCCGAAATAAAAGAAGAAGATCTGGACCAGCGGAGGCGTGTTGCGGAAGATGACGACGAACACCTCGATGACGCCGCGTATAAGCTTGAACCGCGACATCTGAAACCAGGCGCCGATGACGCCGATGACAATGCTGATCAGGATCGATACGACGCTCAGGTAGATCGTCATGCCGATGCCCGCGATGAATTGCTGCGCATCGTAGGCATCGTAGAAGATAGTGAAGTTGAGCCCTGTGGTCTCGTAGAGGTTACGGAACCATTCGGCGATCCATTGCAGCAAGCGGCCCGTCCCCTATCAGATACGGCTCGCGGCGCGGATCAACTCCGCACCGCGTCCAAATCGACGGCCGGTCCCTTCGGCGGCCGCATTTCTCGGTCCGTCCAGGGTCAGCCCTTATACTTGTCGTGCATGCGCTGCGAGTAGTCGGTAGGCTTGATGCCCCACTTCGTCTCTTCCTTGATGATGGTGCCGTCCTTCATCCACTGGATGGTCGCCTTGGATACGAAATCCCTGAGCGCGTCGTCACCGGGAGCGACCGCCATGATCCACGGCGTTTCCATGATGCCTTTCAGCGGCATCGAATATTCCTTGCTCCAGGCCGGATCGAGCAGTTTGCCCTGGATGAAGGTCTGATCGTAGAGATAGCCGATGCAATTGCCCTGTTTGAGCGCGAAAAGCGGCTTGTCGGAGCCATCGAAGCCGACAATCTTGGCGCCATACTTCTCGGCGACGGACTTGTTGTAGAAGGAGCCGATCGTGGCGCAGACCGGTTTGTCCTTCAGCTCTTCCCAGGATGTCACCTTGGCGCGGTTCGACATCAGCACGTTGACCGAGTCCGAATAGTAGGGCGGATCGATCGCCTCAACCACTTTGCGACGCTCGGGTTTGTCGGACATGGTGGCGATCAGGAGATCGATCTTGCCCTGCTTCAGGAATTCCATGCGGTTGGCCGCGACCACCGGAACAATTTCCAACTTCACGCCGAGCTGCTTGGCGATGTCCGCCGCAAGATCCGGCTCGATGCCGACGATCGCGCCGGACGGATCACGGAAGCCGAACGGTTTGTAGTCCGCCTTGGAGCCCACGATCAGTGTACCGCGGCTCTTGACATCCTTGAGGTCGCCGGCGGAAGCGGGCCCCGCAGCCAAGGTGATGGCGCACAAGGCCAGCAAAGCAGTTTTCAGCATATTCTATTCTCCTCCATGGGTGCCGCATGATGCGGACCGCCTGCAATGATCGAAAGGCCGGCGATCTGGATCGCGGCAGCGGGTATGATACCCGGGAAAGCTGCGAAGCTAGTGCAGGCGCTGTCTTGCTGTCAACCAACCGCGACGGCGCCTGGACGCCCGAATCTTCCGATTTCTGAGGCGGGCCGTGGACCGCTGGACGGCTCCTTGCGAGCGCACGCTTCAGGCATCGGACGCGTGAGAACCCTT encodes:
- a CDS encoding amino acid ABC transporter permease; translation: MQWIAEWFRNLYETTGLNFTIFYDAYDAQQFIAGIGMTIYLSVVSILISIVIGVIGAWFQMSRFKLIRGVIEVFVVIFRNTPPLVQIFFFYFGLGALLPSSYNDIGLREPFLTNVQWAIVSLSLFAGAFNIEIFRSGIQAVPRTTIEAAEALGYTQLGTYRYVVLPLALRVCLPALNNNLVNLLKTTTLAYAIAVPETLYASAQIWAQSQNVTEMMCVLLAVFVLLVGVLVWIMHRWERALRIPGFGR
- a CDS encoding transporter substrate-binding domain-containing protein, which gives rise to MLKTALLALCAITLAAGPASAGDLKDVKSRGTLIVGSKADYKPFGFRDPSGAIVGIEPDLAADIAKQLGVKLEIVPVVAANRMEFLKQGKIDLLIATMSDKPERRKVVEAIDPPYYSDSVNVLMSNRAKVTSWEELKDKPVCATIGSFYNKSVAEKYGAKIVGFDGSDKPLFALKQGNCIGYLYDQTFIQGKLLDPAWSKEYSMPLKGIMETPWIMAVAPGDDALRDFVSKATIQWMKDGTIIKEETKWGIKPTDYSQRMHDKYKG